In Electrophorus electricus isolate fEleEle1 chromosome 1, fEleEle1.pri, whole genome shotgun sequence, a single window of DNA contains:
- the ctr9 gene encoding RNA polymerase-associated protein CTR9 homolog yields the protein MSRGSIEIPLRDTDEVIELDFDQLPEGDEVISILKQEHTQLHIWIALALEYYKQGKTEDFVKLLEAARIDGNLDYRDHEKDQMTCLDTLAAYYVQQARKEKNKDAKKDLINQSTLLYTMADKIIMYDQNHLLGRACFCLLEGDKMDQADAQFHFVLNQSTNNIPALLGKACISFNKKDYRGALAYYKKALRTNPGCPAEVRLGMGHCFVKLNKLEKARLAFSRALELNPKCVGALVGLAVLELNNKEADSIKNGVQLLSRAYTIDPSNPMVLNHLANHFFFKKDYSKVQHLALHAFHNTEVEAMQAESCYQLARSFHVQEDYDQAFQYYYQATQFASSTFVLPFFGLGQMYVYRRDKENAAQCFEKVLKAYPNNYETMKILGSLYATSEDQDKRDIAKGHLKKVTEQYPDDVEAWIELAQILEQTDIQGALSAYGTATRILQEKVQADVPPEILNNLGALHFRLGNLGEAKKYFLASLERAKAEGEHDEHYYNAISVTTSYNLARLYEAMCEFHEAEKLYKNILREHPNYVDCYLRLGAMARDKGNFYEASDWFKEALQINQDHPDAWSLIGNLHLAKQEWGPGQKKFERILKQPSTQNDTYSMLALGNVWLQTLHQPTRDREKEKRHQDRALAIYKQVLRNDSKNLYAANGIGAVLAHKGYYREARDVFAQVREATADISDVWLNLAHIYVEQKQYISAVQMYENCLKKFYKHQNTEVLLYLARALFKCGKLQECKQMLLRARHVAPSDTVLMFNVALVLQRLATLVLKDEKSNLKAVLSAVKELELAHRYFSYLSKAGDKMRFDLALAASEARQCSDLLSQAQYHVARARKQDEEEKELRAKQDQEREVLRQQLLREQEEKKVREAEEQKKLLEQRAQYVEKTKNLLSFTDEMKEAAKEKKKANSGRRKKGAEYDDFVNDDSDEDLPIKKKKKKRGNSGSEQEEEGEGEKRARKKRRRPTKGGEEGSDEEGGSRPKKQRKPRERKRFERPKPERMPPSLKGKIKSKAIISSSDSSSDEDGLKIAEDRNPRESGSGSDDGGHLKRIASDSESEEERNRSGSEGGSPQRSGNSDEDDSGSERPVKRKRIQQQSDSEQSDDESRRSRSEGSEDESPPGSPAPASERGSDNEGSPQRSENESEPEGSNNEASNRGSEDESD from the exons ATGTCTCGGGGATCCATTGAAATCCCCCTTCGGGACACTGATGAG GTTATTGAGCTTGATTTTGATCAGCTTCCTGAAGGAGATGAAGTCATCAGTATCCTCAAACAGGAGCACACACAGTTGCACATATGGATCGCACTTGCT CTGGAGTATTACAAACAGGGAAAGACAGAGGACTTTGTGAAGCTGCTGGAGGCAGCGCGCATTGATGGCAACCTTGACTACAGAGACCACGAGAAAGACCAGATGACTTGTCTGGACACTTTAGCTGCTTACTATGTTCAACAAGCTCGCAAAGAGAAGAACAAGGATGCGAAGAAAGACCTCATTAACCAGTCCACCCTTCTATACACCATGGCAGACAAGATCATCATGTATGATCAG AACCACTTGCTGGGAAGAGCTTGCTTTTGCCTACTGGAAGGGGATAAAATGGATCAGGCAGATGCACAGTTTCACTTTGTCCTGAACCAGTCCACCAACAACATACCTGCACTGCTAG GTAAAGCCTGCATTTCTTTCAACAAAAAGGATTACAGAGGAGCTTTAGCTTACTATAAAAAAGCACTACGCACAAATCCTGGTTGCCCAG CTGAAGTGAGGCTTGGAATGGGCCATTGCTTCGTTAAGCTGAACAAACTGGAGAAGGCTCGTCTGGCTTTCAGCCGTGCCCTGGAGCTAAACCCAAAGTGTGTGGGTGCCCTGGTGGGCCTAGCCGTCCTCGAGCTCAACAACAAAGAGGCGGACTCTATCAAGAACGGAGTGCAGCTGCTCTCCAGGGCATACACCATCGACCCGAGCAACCCCATGGTGCTCAACCACCTCGCCAACcactttttctttaaaaag gACTACAGTAAAGTCCAGCACCTGGCCCTTCATGCTTTCCACAACACAGAGGTGGAGGCCATGCAAGCGGAGAGCTGCTATCAGTTAGCCCGCTCTTTCCACGTTCAG GAGGACTATGACCAGGCTTTCCAGTACTATTACCAGGCCACTCAGTTTGCTTCCTCCACCTTCGTCCTGCCGTTCTTTGGCCTGGGCCAGATGTACGTGTATCgcagagacaaagaaaatgcCGCACAGTGCTTCGAGAAAGTCTTGAAGGCCTACCCCAATAACTACGAAACTATGAAAATCCTTGGGTCGCTTTACGCCACTTCAGAGGACCAGGATAAGAGAGATATTGCAAAA GGTCATCTAAAGAAGGTCACTGAGCAGTATCCTGATGATGTAGAGGCCTGGATTGAGCTTGCCCAGATTTTGGAACAGACAGACATCCAG GGTGCACTCTCTGCATACGGAACAGCCACACGTATCCTCCAGGAGAAGGTACAAGCTGACGTGCCTCCTGAGATCCTCAACAATCTGGGAGCACTACACTTTAGACTGGGGAATCTTGGAGAAGCAAAG AAATACTTCCTGGCGTCTCTGGAGAGGGCCAAGGCAGAGGGCGAACACGATGAGCACTACTACAATGCCATCTCCGTTACCACGTCCTACAACCTGGCCCGACTCTATGAGGCCATGTGCGAATTCCACGAAGCTGAGAAGCTTTACAAGAACATTCTGAGAGAGCATCCGAACTATGTAGACT GTTACTTGCGCCTTGGAGCAATGGCCCGCGACAAAGGCAATTTCTATGAAGCCTCAGATTGGTTCAAAGAAGCTCTTCAGATCAACCAG GATCACCCAGATGCTTGGTCCCTGATTGGAAATCTCCACTTGGCCAAGCAAGAGTGGGGTCCTGGGCAGAAGAAGTTTGAGCGCATCCTGAAGCAGCCGTCTACCCAGAACGACACTTACTCCATGCTGGCGCTGGGCAATGTGTGGCTGCAGACCCTGCACCAGCCCACTAGGGATCGTGAAAAG GAAAAAAGGCACCAGGACAGAGCACTAGCAATTTATAAACAAGTTCTGAGGAATGACTCCAAGAATCTGTATGCTGCCAATGGTATTG GAGCCGTTTTGGCCCACAAGGGTTATTATCGCGAGGCTCGTGACGTGTTTGCCCAGGTGAGGGAGGCGACGGCCGATATCAGCGATGTCTGGCTGAACCTGGCACACATTTACGTGGAGCAGAAACAGTACATCAGTGCTGtgcagatg TACGAGAACTGCCTAAAGAAGTTCTATAAGCACCAGAACACGGAGGTGCTGCTGTACCTCGCACGGGCACTTTTCAAATGCGGCAAACTACAGGAGTGCAAACAGATGCTGCTGAGG GCGCGGCACGTGGCCCCCAGTGACACGGTGCTGATGTTCAATGTGGCCCTCGTACTTCAGCGGCTGGCCACGCTGGTGCTCAAGGACGAGAAGAGCAACCTGAAGGCTGTGTTGAGTGCCGtgaaggagctggagctggCCCACAG GTACTTCAGCTATCTCAGCAAGGCAGGAGACAAGATGAGGTTCGACCTAGCTCTTGCCGCAAGCGAAGCAAG GCAGTGCTCCGACCTGCTAAGTCAGGCGCAGTACCACGTGGCCCGGGCCCGCAAGCAGGACGAAGAGGAGAAGGAGCTACGTGCCAAGCAGGACCAGGAGCGGGAGGTCCTCCGGCAGCAGCTGCTACGCgaacaggaggagaagaaggtCCGAGAGGCAGAGGAACAGAAGAAGCTGCTGGAGCAGAGAGCTCAATATGTGGAGAAGACCAAGAACCTGCTCAGCTTCACCGACGAAATGAAGGAGGCGGctaaagagaagaagaaagcgAACAGCGGGCGG CGCAAGAAGGGCGCGGAGTACGACGACTTCGTTAACGATGACTCCGACGAAGACCTGCCcatcaagaagaagaagaagaagaggggcAATAGTGGGAgtgagcaggaggaggaaggcgagggagagaagagagccCGTAAGAAGAGAAGAAG GCCAACTAAAGGTGGCGAAGAAGGAAGTGATGAGGAGGGAGGCTCGAGGCCCAAGAAACAGCGCAAACCCAGAGAGCGCAAGAGGTTTGAGAGG CCCAAACCTGAGCGCATGCCACCATCTCTTAAAGGGAAGATCAAGTCCAAAGCCATCATTTCTTCCTCGGATTCCTCTTCAGATGAGGATGGCCTGAAAATTGCAGAGGACAG AAACCCGCGGGAGAGCGGTTCCGGTTCAGATGACGGAGGCCACCTGAAGCGCATTGCTTCGGACAGCGAGTCGGAAGAAGAACGCAACCGTTCAGGCAGTGAGGGCGGCAGTCCTCAGCGCTCAGGCAACTCGGACGAGGATGACTCTGGCAGCGAACGGccagtgaagaggaagaggattcAGCAGCAGTCAGACTCGGAGCAGTCAGATGACGAGAGCAGGAGGAGCCGCTCGGAAGGCTCAGAGGACGAGTCCCCGCCCGGATCGCCGGCACCGGCCTCGGAGCGGGGCTCGGACAACGAAGGCTCGCCCCAGCGGTCAGAGAACGAGTCCGAGCCTGAGGGATCAAACAACGAGGCCTCAAACCGGGGCTCAGAGGATGAGAGTGACTGA
- the eif4g2a gene encoding eukaryotic translation initiation factor 4 gamma 2a yields the protein MVGRLQRARLTVPEAALYKRAAPLGKQSCRHGVRGLSSVSPHLQGRAAKPAGLRKVNLGRKLCRFFHPALSILFFLSILRCQAAKVESVIAEGGASRFSASSGGGGGRGAPQHYPKTVGNSEFLGKTPGPSVQRWVPSRSTRRDVSSSNEKERHDAIFRKVRGILNKLTPEKFDKLCLELLNVGVDSKLVLKGIILLIVDKALEEPKYSSLYAQLCLRLAEDAPNFDNQSSEIQSSQKQSTTFRRLLISKLQDEFENRARNVEIYDKNDGPLTSEEEEQRAIAKIKMLGNIKFIGELGKLDLIHESILHKCIKTLLEKKKRIQLKDMGEDLECLCQIMRTVGPRLDHEKAKSLMDQYFGRMRSLMNNKDLPARIRFLLQDTVELRENSWVPRKAFIDNGPKTINQIRQDAVKDLGVFIPAMTSGMRTDFFQDSPFMPPRMNRETLGGLADMFGQMPGSGIGTGPGVIQDRYSPTMGRHRTNPLFNGHGGHMAPAPQSQFDKPFMKPNQGQNMLFQNQTHSSQQQAQSKDMPPRFTKKGQLNADEISLRPAQSFLMNKAQVPKLQPQLPTMIPPSAQPPRTATPPLGQPPQLGLKTNPPPIQEKPQKTNKKPPPAKEELLKLTETIVKEYLSSKNIGDAVNGMREMRAPKHFLPEMLSKIIVCSLDSQDEDKDHVSRWIHALRTEAVITGENFMQAFLNILDQCPKLEGDIPLVKSYLAQFAARAIIAELMSVADLAHPLENGTHFPLFLLCLQQTAKLKDREWLTDLFQQSKVNMQMMLPEIDQNKDRMLEILEGKGLSFLFPLMKLEKELLKQIKADPAPQSIYKWIKDNISPKLHTDKGFVNILMTSFLQYIFHEMYSTEGDEQLSAPSKEQLDQEKQLLLAFKPVMQKFLHDHVDLQVSALYALQVHCNTKAFPKGMLLRYFVNFYDMEIIEEEAFLAWKEDITQEFPGKGKALFQVNQWLTWLETAEEEESEEEAD from the exons ATGGTTGGACGCTTGCAGAGGGCCAGACTGACAGTGCCCGAGGCTGCGCTGTATAAAAGAGCAGCTCCACTAGGCAAGCAGAGCTGTCGGCATGGAGTCAGGGGTCTGTCATCTGTATCTCCTCATTTGCAGGGACGTGCGGCCAAGCCAGCTGGCCTGAGGAAAGTGAACCTGGGCAGGAAGCTTT gtCGTTTTTTCCACCCTGCCCTTTCGATATTATTCTTTTTGAGTATCCTTCGTTGTCAAGCCGCCAAAGTGGAGAGTGTGATTGCAGAGGGGGGTGCTTCTCGTTTCAG TGCTTCTTCGGGGGGAGGAGGTGGTAGGGGTGCACCTCAGCACTATCCCAAGACTGTCGGCAACAG CGAGTTCCTGGGGAAAACCCCAGGGCCTAGCGTTCAGAGATGGGTTCCTTCACGAAGCACTAGACGAGATGTCAGCTCCTCCAATGAAAAAGAACGACATGATGCAATCTTCAGAAAAGTGAGAGG CATACTGAATAAGCTGACCCCTGAGAAGTTTGACAAGTTATGCCTTGAGCTTCTGAATGTGGGTGTGGATTCAAAGCTTGTCCTCAAAGGAATCATCTTGCTG ATTGTAGACAAAGCCCTTGAAGAGCCCAAGTATAGCTCGCTATATGCTCAGCTATGTCTGCGGTTGGCAGAGGATGCACCAAACTTTGACAACCAATCATCTGAGATCCAGTCATCACAAAAACAGAGCACT acattCAGGAGACTTTTGATTTCAAAGCTTCAAGATGAATTTGAAAACCGTGCCAGAAATGTTGAAA tctaTGACAAAAACGATGGCCCTCTTAcctctgaggaagaggagcagcgTGCCATCGCCAAGATCAAGATGCTGGGAAACATCAAGTTCATTGGAGAACTGGGCAAACTCGACCTTATCCATGAGTCTATCCTTCATAAGTGCATCAAAACA cttctggaaaagaagaaaagaatcCAGCTCAAGGATATGGGGGAGGATCTGGAGTGCCTCTGTCAGATAATGAGAACTGTGGGGCCTAGGCTCGATCATGAGAAAGCCAAG TCTTTAATGGATCAGTACTTTGGCCGCATGCGATCCTTAATGAACAACAAGGACTTACCTGCACGGATTCGCTTCCTGCTGCAGGATACTGTAGAGCTGCGTGAGAACAGCTGGGTGCCGCGGAAAGCTTTTATTGATAATGGACCTAAAACCATCAACCAGATCCGCCAGGATGCAGTCAAG GATTTGGGTGTGTTTATACCAGCTATGACCTCAGGAATGAGGACTGACTTCTTTCAAGATAGCCCCTTCATGCCACCAAGGATGAACAGAGAAACTCTTGGAGGATTAGCTGACATGTTTGGACAAATGCCAG GTAGCGGGATTGGGACTGGGCCTGGGGTTATTCAGGACAGGTATTCTCCCACCATGGGCCGTCATCGCACAAATCCACTCTTCAACGGCCATGGTGGTCATATGGCTCCTGCTCCACAGTCTCAGTTTGATAAGCCTTTTATGAAACCCAATCAG GGACAGAATATGCTGTTCCAGAACCAGACTCATTCATCTCAACAGCAAGCTCAGTCCAAGGATATGCCACCTCGCTTCACCAAGAAAGGACAGCTAAATGCTGATGAG ATCAGCCTGAGACCAGCTCAGTCATTTCTAATGAACAAAGCCCAGGTGCCAAAACTGCAGCCCCAGCTCCCTACCATGATTCCCCCCAGCGCACAGCCTCCACGCACAGCCACGCCTCCGCTCGGACAG CCACCACAGCTTGGCCTGAAAACCAACCCACCTCCAATACAGGAGAAACCTCAGAAGACCAACAAAAAACCACCTCCTGCCAAAGAGGAGCTGCTCAAGCTGACC GAGACGATCGTGAAGGAGTATTTAAGCAGTAAGAACATTGGTGATGCTGTGAATGGCATGAGGGAGATGAGGGCTCCTAAACACTTCCTGCCAGAGATGCTGAGCAAAATCATTGTCTGCTCGCTCGATAGCCAAGACGAGGATAAAGATCACGTCAGCCGTTGGATCCACGCCCTCCGTACTGAGGCTGTCATCACTGGAGAGAACTTcatgcag GCTTTTCTTAACATTTTGGACCAGTGCCCCAAGCTTGAGGGTGATATCCCCCTGGTGAAGTCCTACCTGGCACAGTTCGCTGCCCGTGCCATCATCGCTGAGCTCATGAGCGTTGCGGACCTGGCCCATCCTCTGGAGAACGGCACCCACTTCCCCCTCTTCTTGCTCTGCCTTCAGCAAACAGCCAAGCTGAAGGATCGGGAGTGGCTGACTGATCTGTTCCAGCAGAGCAAAGTCAACATGCAGATGATGTTGCCAG AGATAGACCAGAACAAAGACCGCATGCTGGAGATTTTGGAGGGAAAGGGCCTGAGCTTCTTGTTCCCACTCATGAAACTGGAGAAGGAGCTACTGAAGCAGATTAAAGCAGACCCAGCTCCCCAGTCCATCTACAAGTGGATCAAGGACAATATTTCACCGAAGCTTCACACCGATAAGGGTTTCGTCAACATCTTGATGACCAG CTTTTTGCAGTATATTTTCCATGAGATGTATTCCACCGAGGGCGACGAGCAGTTATCGGCGCCTTCGAAAGAACAGCTTGACCAGGAGAAGCAGCTGCTACTTGCCTTCAAACCGGTGATGCAAAAATTCCTGCATGATCATGTGGACCTGCAAGTCAGTGCTCTGTACGCACTGCAAGTGCACTGTAATACCAAGGCTTTTCCCAAAG GAATGTTACTGCGCTACTTTGTCAACTTCTATGATATGGAGATAATTGAAGAAGAAGCCTTCCTTGCATGGAAAGAAGATATTACCCAAGAGTTTCCTGGGAAAGGCAAAGCTTTGTTCCAG GTGAACCAGTGGCTTACCTGGCTGGAGACggccgaggaggaggagtctgaaGAGGAGGCTGACTGA
- the LOC118242340 gene encoding uncharacterized protein LOC118242340 has protein sequence MPLCSSLKDLMKQYHTLAVYVCCSSCGCRLRELDLPQDLWEELEHRPAEAHQQNREAHRAAAVAWRRALRLGSERSRMAREMRALEAEMSAAKQEADESRPRASVLEQELSELRETQSLAEAGRVTQRKDMAVAMELIGGMSGGDAHRQDMVAETVMESLRRVEDTVERALKATRLLTRTENRLGERVEAISRRVEEALSRTADAESQLSVLEAQVSSNTSSSDISADPDLKSVDANHTVVCSRGSTTHTGLESVSRLCSPNPTFLTNGSD, from the exons ATGCCTTTGTGTTCGAGTCTGAAAGATTTGATGAAACAGTACCATACATTGGCAGTGTACgtgtgctgctccagctgtggTTGCAGGCTGAGGGAGCTGGATCTACCACAGGATCTGTGGGAGGAACTGGAGCACAGGCCAGCGGAGGCCCACCAGCAGAACCGGGAGGCCCACAGGGCGGCTGCTGTGGCCTGGAGGAGGGCCCTGAGGCTGGGGAGTGAGAGGAGCCGCATGGCCCGTGAGATGCGGGCACTAGAGGCTGAGATGAGCGCAGCTAAGCAGGAGGCAGACGAGAGCAGGCCGAGAGCCTCTGTGTTGGAGCAGGAGCTCTCTGAGCTTAGAGAAACCCAGAGTCTGGCCGAGGCGGGCAGGGTGACTCAGAGGAAGGACATGGCTGTGGCGATGGAGCTGATCGGGGGCATGAGTGGAGGGGACGCGCACAGGCAAGACATGGTGGCAGAGACCGTGATGGAGTCCCTCAGGCGGGTGGAGGACACAGTGGAAAGGGCACTGAAGGCCACTCGGCTGCTCACCCGCACTGAGAACAGGctaggggagagggtggaggccATCAGTCGCAGGGTGGAGGAGGCGCTTAGCAGAACTGCAGATGCTGAGAGCCAGCTCAGTGTCCTAGAGGCACAAGTCTCCTCCAATACATCG TCCTCAGATATTTCTGCAGACCCTGATCTGAAGTCAGTGGATGCCAACCATACAGTGGTTTGCAGCAGAGGGTCCACCACTCACACTGGACTGGAGTCAGTCTCTCGCCTTTGCAGCCCTAACCCCACCTTTCTGACAAATGGTAGTGACTAA